The nucleotide sequence GCGTCACCCTCGCCCTGGTCGTTCACGACGTCCATGCTGGTCGTTGTGCTCATCACGTGCGCTCCTCCCCGAGACCCCGGCAACTGCCGGCAGCCCCAGAGTCGGGCACCGAACTCACACACAGACGATTAGACACGCTCAGCCTTTCGCGTCGCGGTGGCGGCGTCGAAGTGGCGCAGATCGGTCACATACACGCCGCGACGATAGCGAGCTTGCCTGGGGCAACCGCCCTTGCCCAGCGCCCGAACTCCGATGGGAGTGCGCTGGGCGTGCTTTCGCTTCCGTTAAGCCGGCCGGCACCGAGCCGCGCCGACCACGCCAAGTTCTGCCAGACCGAGGGCTGGCACCAGATCCGGGACGCCCGCGGCCGCACCGGCACCCATCACCTCACCTGCGAGCTTGACCTGCGGGACGCCCGCTCCCCCGGCCGCTACGCTGCCCGCGGACGTGGTCCAGCTGCTGCTGCACCGGGTCGGCCTGACCGAGGCGGAGGTCGCCGCCATGACCCGCGCCGAGGCGATCGAACGGCTTCAGTGGTCCTGGACTGACGGCCGCTAACCCTGCCGAGGCGAGCCGGGCCACGGCCCGAACGCACGTCATCCTGCTCGTCCAGGACCTCCACGTCACCATAGCCAACGCCGCCACCGGCGAAGTCCTACGCGACCTGATCATCGACCCACGACGCGACTACCAACCCACCGGCCGACCCCCAGGCCCCACAAAGACATAGCCCGAACCTGCACAATGCAGGTCCGGGCTATTCCGATGTCCCGAGACATCACACCGTCGGGACGACAGGATTTGAACCTGCGACCCCTTGACCCCCAGTCAAGTGCGCTACCAAGCTGCGCCACGTCCCGGTGCGGCCCGGATTCGGGCTAGGACGCACAGAATCTATCCCAGGGCACCTCCGGTGCGCTTGTCCTTGACTCGGACCCCGATGTCGATGGGCGTCCCGGAGAAACCGAAACTCTCGCGCAACCGGCGCTCGAGAAAGCGCCGGTAGCCAGCCTCGAGGAAGCCAGTCGTGAACAGCACCACCCGGGGCGGCCGGATGGCGGCCTGGGTGGCGAAGAGCACTCGTGGCGCCCGACCGCCCCGGACCGGCGGCGGGGTCCCGCCGATGACATCGGCGAGCCAGGCGTTCAACCGGCCGGTCGGGATGCGCTGCTCCCAGCCGCCGAGCGCGGTTCGCATCGCGGGCGCTAACTGCTCGATGCCGCGACCGGTGCGGGCCGACACGTTCACCCTCGGCGCCCAGGCCACCCGAGCAAGGTCACGCTCGATCTCGCGTTCGAGCTGCAACCGGCGGTCCTCATCGAGCAGGTCCCACTTGTTGAGCAGTAGGACGATCGCTCGACCGGCATCGGCGGCCATACCGACGATGCGCTGGTCCTGCTCGCTCAGCGGTGCGGACGCGTCGAGGACGATGATCGCGACTTCGGCCGCCTCGATGGCCGCCGCGGTGCGTAGCGAGGAGTAGTACTCGCTGCCGGAGGCTTCCTTCACGCGGCGCCGTAAGCCCGCGGTGTCCACCACCCGCCAGGTTTCGCTCCCGAGCTCGATCACCGCGTCAACCGGGTCTCGGGTCGTCCCGGCGCGGGGATCGACGATCGCCCGCTCCTCACCCGCCAGGCGGTTGAGCAGGCTGGACTTGCCGACATTGGGGCGCCCGACGATGGCGACCCGGCGCGGCCCGGTCGGCCGCTCCGCGACGTCCGCCACGTGCGGCAGCGCGGCATAGATCGCGTCTAGCAGGTCCCCGCTCGAGCGCCCGTGCAGCGCGCTCACCGCGATCGGCTCGCCGAGCCCGAGCGCCCACAGGGCAGCTGCATCTGCCTCGCCGCGGGCATCGTCGACCTTGTTCGCGGCCAGGACAACGGGCTTGCCGGACCGCTGGAGGACCCGGGCCACCGCCTCATCCGCGTCGGTGGCGCCCACGGTTGCGTCGACCACCAGCAATACCGCATCCGCCGCGGTGACCGCGATCCCGGCTTGCGCGGCCACCCGGGCGGCAAGCCCATGGGCGTCCGGCTCCCAGCCCCCGGTATCGACGACGGTGAATGGGCGACCCCGCCAGGTCGCGTCATAAGCGACCCGGTCCCGCGTGACGCCGGGCACGTCCTCTACGACGGCTTCCCGGCGCCCGATGAGCCGGTTCACCAGCGTGGACTTGCCGACGTTCGGTCTGCCCACCACGGCGACGATCGGAATCTTGGCGGCTTCCGGTGCGGGCTCCGCGCCGCCGTCCGATGGGCTCACCGGGGCGGCGTCCGGCCGGTGAGCGGGAGCGAGCGATCGAGGTGGTCGAGCAACTGCCGCCGGATCTGCTCGGCCGCGGCGGCAACCGTGCTCCGGGCCCGCGGATCGCCGGTCGGCTCGACCCGGAAAGGGGTCCCGAAGACGATGTCGATCGGCACTCGAAGCCGGGGCAGGCGGTGGCCTCGTGGCAGGGCGTCGGCGGTGCCTAGGCACACCACGGGGACGATCGGACATGCCGACTTGAGCGCAAGGTAGCCGATTCCGTGCTGCACGGACTCCAGCATGCCGGTCCCCCGCGTCCCCTCGGGGAAGACACCGAGGACACCGCCGGCAGCCAGCACCGCCAGCCCGCTGCGCAGGGCGGTCCGGTCAGGACGACCACGGTGCACCGGGATTTGCCGGAAGGAACTCAGCAGCCGGCCGAGCCAGCGGTTGGTGTACAGCTCAGACTTGACCAGGAAGGCCGCAGGCCGGGGCGACTCGATGAACACGAAAGGCCCGTCGAGGAATCCGGTGTGGTTGCCGGCAAGCAGGACCGGACCCTCGGCTGGGATGAGATCGGCTCCGATCACGCGCAGTCGGAAAGCCAGCCGGAGGAGGATTCGGAAGGCCGCGCGCAGGAGCCGGAGTTGGGTTGTCTCCCTCAGCGCGCGGCCCGTGGCCGTCACCGGTCGGCTCCGCGCCCGGCCGGCAACCGCCCGGGGATCTGCGCCACGATCAGGGCGACAACCTCATCCACCGTGAGCGCAGTCGAGTCGATCACCAGGGCTTCGTCGGCCCGGACCAGCGGCGAAGTCACGCGGGTCGTGTCGAGCCGATCACGGCGCTCGATCTCCGCCCGGGTCTGGGCGAGCTCACTCGCCCGGTCGACCGGTCCGCTCACCTCCGTGAGATCCCGCGTCCGGCGCTCCGCCCTGGTCTCCGACGTTGCGGTCAGGAAGATCTTGAGCTGCGCATCCGGCACGACTACCTGCCCGATATCCCGCCCCTCGACGACGATTCCGCCGGCGCCGATGATCTCCCGCTGCCTGCGGACCAGGTGCAGCCGTACCCCCGGAACGCTGCTGACCACGCTGACCGCGTTCGTCACGGCCCTGGTCCGGATGGCCGAGGCGACATCGGTCTCAGCGACGGTGACGGTCGGGTGCGCGGGGTCCGTGCCGATCCGGAGGTCGATCTTCGCTGCGAGCCCGGCGAGCGTCTCCGCGTCTTCGAGGTCGATCCGGTCCTGTAGGGCCAGCCAGGTGACAGCGCGGTACATCGCACCGGAGTCGAGGTAACGCAGCCGTAGCCGGCCGGCGACCGCGCGCGCCACCGTGGACTTGCCCGAGCCCGAGGGACCGTCGATCGCGATGACGAGTCGCCGCGCCGGGTGGCCTCGCTCCGCCACCGGGACGGGGTGCGCGTCGGCCACGACTCTCCTCGGTCAGGTGCTGGGTCGGCCCACTGTAGAGGCAGCCCGAAAGTCGGCTCATGGGTTTATCGATGAATCGCTTTATCTCAGTCTTCGATCGGCCAGCCCCGCTGCGCCAGCCCGGCGCTCAGACCGGCGACGGACTCCGGGCGGACCAGCAGCTCGACGATGCCCACCGGCAGGCCCGGGGAATGATCGACGCGGAGATCTTCGATGTTGATCCCGGCTGCCCCGGCGTCGGCGAGCAGCCGAGCCAGCTGACCGGGCTCGTCCGAGACGATGACGGCGACCGCTCCGTACACCCGCGGGCTTCCGCCGTGCTTGTCCGGCAGGCGGCGGCGACCCGCCCGCCCGGCCTCGAGCAGATCGCGGAGGCCCCCGGATGCTTTGCCGCGCCGGAGTTCGGCCGCGGCTGATGCCAGCCGCGCGCTGACCTGATCGAGCGCGGCGGCAAGCGGACCGGCGTTGGCCTGGGCGATATCGACCCAAAGATCGGGATCTGACTCGGCGATCCGGGTCATATCGCGCAGGCCAGGACCCGCCAGGCGAACGTGGCTATCCGGCAATTCGGCGAACTGGGCGGCGAGCGCCGAGGCGACGAACTGGGGAACGTGGCTCGTGGCAGCCAGTGCCCTGTCGTGCTCCTCGGGGGTCATCTCTATCGCGGTCGCACCGCAAGCGCCGACCAGCCAGCGGGCCGCCTCGATCGCCTCCGGGCGACTGCGTTGCGAGGGGGTGAGAACCCAGACGCGTCCCTCGAAGAGGTCCGGTCGGGCGGCGCCGGGTCCGCTGCGTTCCCGACCGGCGATCGGATGGCCGCCTGTGAAGATCTCCGCCGCCGCCGGCGAATGAAGTCGACTGCTGGATGATTGAACGCTCAGAATCTCGATCTCATTCTGAGAGTGCGACTTGACAGATGAAGTATCTGTAATGCTGTCGCAGAGATTGCGTCGTACCAGGTCGCTTACGACCTCCACCACGGCGCCGGGCGGAACGGCTAGAACCGCCAGCTCGACGTGTTCGCCGGTGAGCGGTCGCCCCGCGCCGAGACGAATCGCGGTCTCCAGATGCCCCGAATCCCGGTCGTCGAGGTAGAGCTCATGTCCGCGGCTGCGCAGCCTGAGCCCGATCGAGGTGCCGATCATCCCCGCGCCGACGACGAGGACGCGGCGAGGCGGCTCGACCGGACTCACTTGGGCAGGTCGGTCCGCAGGGCAGCCGCGCCCCGCAGGTAGACATGCTTGAGGTCGTGTCGACTTCGCTCGGTCTCCACATGAGCGAGTAAGCGGAGCACCCGCGGCATCGCGCCGGGCACGTCGATCTCGGTGGCGCAGAGCATCGGGACATCGCTGATCCCCGCCGCTCGAGCGGCGTAGGCCGGGAATTCCGCGCGCAGGTCAGGCGTCGCCGTGAAGATCACGCTGACGACCTCCTCGGTGGTGAGATCGTTCCGCTCCAAGACCGCGTGCACGAGCTCGGCGATCGCCTCGAGGATCAGCTCCCGGTCGTCCCACTCGACCTGCGTGGCGCCCCGGACGGCCCGCACCGCCACGACCGCTCTCCCCTCGTTCGGACCGCTCCGGAATGGCACCCTATCGGTAGGACGACCTCAGGATAAAGCGTCCTGTCCGTGTGTCAGCACGACGCTATAAGGCTTTATCGACACTCAGCGGCACAGGAGACCGACGCCGGATACCGATGAAACCTTAAGTCGATGAATCGTTTCCATTACAAGCCGACCAACCGGCTCAGCTCTCCTACTTCGGTAGAGGTGAGATGCCGGGTCCGCCCTGGGCGCAGACTGTCCAGCCGGATCGGCCCGATCCGCGTCCGCACCAGGCGGGAGACGGGATGGCCGACCTCGGCCAGCAACCGACGCACGACATGGTTGCGTCCCTCGTGCAGGGTGACCTCGACGAGCGCCCGGCGAGCCGTGCTCTCCACCACCCGGAACCCGTCCACCGCGACCGGACCATCCTCGAGCTCGAGCCCGCCCCGCAGCCGTCGGCCGATGTCGCGGCCCAGTGGCCCGCTGACCTCCGCGAGGTAGGTCTTGGATACCTGGTAGGAAGGATGCGCCAGTCGGTGCGCGAGATCCCCGTCGTTGGTCAGTAGCAGCAGCCCTTCGCTGTCGGCGTCGAGGCGCCCGACGTGGAAGAGTCGCTGCGCGCGGTCGGCGACGAGGTCGCCCACGCAAGGGCGCCCACGCGGGTCGGACATGGTGCTGATCAGCCCCCGGGGTTTGTTCAGCACGAGATGCACCAGCCCCGGTATGGTCGGCACCCGCAATCCGTCGACTCGGATGTCGTTCCGAGCCGGGTCCACCCGGGTGCCTTGCTCCCGCACCACCCGACCGTCCACCTGCACTCGACCCTCGGCGATCAGGTGTTCGCAGGCGCGTCGGCTGCCGAGTCCCGCTCCGGCGAGAACCCGCTGGAGGCGGATTGCAGTCTCAGGCTCCAGTTGAGGTCGAGCCGTCATCCGCGTCAATCGAGTCGGCGTCAGGAAGATAGGGGGGTAACGCGGGGAGATCCTCGATCCCGTTCAGTCCTAGCCGTTCCAGGAAGTGCGCCGTCGTCCGATAGAGGATGGCGCCGTTCTCCGGCTCGCTCCCGGCTTCGGCGATGAGGCCGCGGGCAAGGAGGGTGCGCACGACGCCGTCCACGTTGACCCCACGGATCCCGGCGATCCGCGAGCGGGACACCGGCTGCCGGTAGGCGACCACGGCGAGCGTCTCGAGAGCTGCCTGGGTGAGCCGCGCCTGCTGACCGTCGAGGACGAACCGTTCGACGAAGGGGGCGCAGTCGGCTCGGCTGTAGAACCGCCACCCGCCGGCGATCGAGCGCAGCTCGTAGCCTCGGCCAGCCGCCGCGTACTCCGCCGCCAGGTCGACCAGGGTGGCCACGACCTCGTGGGTCGGCCGCTCGACTACCTGCGCCAGGACTACCTCCGACACCGGCTCGTCGACGACGAGAAGGACCGCCTCCAGGGCCGCGCGGAGTGGCGGCAGCTCGCCGGCCGGGTCGAGGGCGCCCGTCTCCGGCACGGCCTGGATTATGTCAACCGGATCGGCACGGCCTGCCCCCTCCGGGCCGGCTGGCCGGGGTGAGGCGGTCAAGGACCCCCCTCACGCTCGGCCGCGGGCCGGGAGGCGTCGACTTCGGGCTCGAGTTCCGTTTCGCCTTCGTAGGTATCCCCGGCCCACCGGTCGGTCTCCGCGCTGGACCGGTCGCCGCCGGTCCAGCGCACCCGCAGCTCCCCGAGCGGGGTCACCTGGTCGAAGGCGACGGCCCCTTCCCGGTACAGCTCCAGAAGGGCGAGGAAGCGAGCCACCACCTCCAGGCTGCTCGTGCAGTCGGCCCGCAGGGTCCGGAACGAGGCCGAACCCAGCCGGCGAAGTCGCTGAGCAAGCAGAGCGGCCTGCTCCCGGACACTGACCCGGGGAGCGTGCAGGTGGTCCAGGGCGATAACCGGGGTCGGCCTGGGGGCGCACACCCGGGAGGCCAGATCGGCGAACTCGGCTGGGCCGAGGCCGAGCAGCACCTCGGGGAGCAGCTGGGCGAACCTGGGCTCGAGGCTCACGGCCCGCGGGTAGCACCGGCCCTCCCCCGCCATCCGATCCGCGAAGACCCGGGCGAGCTCCCGGAAGGCCCGGTACTGCAGCAGCCGCGCGAACAGCAGGTCTCGAGCCTCGAGCAGGGCGAGATCCTCGTCGTCCTCCACGTCGGCGCCGGGTAGCAGCCGCGCCGCCTTGAGATCGAGCAGGGTGGCCGCGACCACGAGGAACTCGGTGACCTGCCCAAGGTCCCAGCCGTCCCCGAGGCCGCGAATGTGCGCGATGAACTCGTCGGTGACCCGGGAGAGGGCTACCTCGGTGACATCGAGCTTGTGTTTGGCGATCAGCCCCAGGAGAAGGTCGAACGGCCCCTCGAACACCTCGAGGTGAACGGTGAATGCGCCTTCCCGAGCTGGGGCCTCGGCCGAGTCGGTGCTCACCAGCCGACGGTATCCCCTCCGGACGCGCCCGCGCCGGTCGACGCGGCGGGCCGACCGGGTTATAGATATATCGCTCAGTCGGTTTGTCTATAGATTAGCGAGGGCGGCAAGGAGTGGACGCAGCAGCGAACCGAGCAGACTGAGCAGGGGCGGCTCGTTGCCCGCGATCGGCAGCAGCAGCAGGAGCCCGACCAGGGCCACCCCCCAGTTCTGCTCGGCGAGGTAATAGCGGGCCCGCTGCCAGCCGTGGTTCGGCGGCGCGAGGGTGAACAGGACGTCCGAGCCCTCCAGCGGGGGGATGGGGACCAGGGCGAGCACGCCGGTCGCGAGATTCGCCAGTGCCAGCGCAAGGAGGAACTGCTCCGCGGTGGTGACGGCCACGAGGGATCCCTGGAGCTGGGCTTTCAGCTCCACGTTCGCCGCCAGCGACGCCAGCTGCCCGCCGGCCATGGCCCGGTAGCCGATGAACCCGGCGCAGCCGACCACGAGGTTGGCCAGCGAGCCACTGAGCGCAAGGCCGATTCGCCGGCCCCGCCTGGCCCGCCAGCGGCCCGGTGTCCGGAGCGGGTGGACCCAGCCCACCCCAGCCAGCAGCAGAGCAACCACGCCGAACGGGTCGAGCTGCTGGCGAAGGTCAAACGGGCGGCGTCCCTCCGGCAACGCGGCGAGTTGCCCGGTGGCGCGCGCGAGCGCCGCACGAGCCACCACGTGCACCGCCGCCGCGAGCACGAATCCGACCGCGAGCGCCGCCAGTGCGACCGGATGGCGGAGCGCGTAGAGCACTATTGCCCGCGCAACCGGCGGACGAGGATGCTCGCCTCCCCCTTGGCGTCGAGATCGGCAAGCACAACGGCCATCGCCTCCCGGACGATCCGGCCGCGGTCCACCGCGAGCCCGTGGTCGCCGCGCAAGGTCAGCCGGGCGTGCTCGAGATCGATCAGCTCTTCGGGTGAGCAGTAAACGGTGATCTTCTCTTCATGGCGCTCCCGCCCGGTCGGCCGGCGGTCGTCGCGTACCCGACGGGGCAGATGGCGCACCGGGGCGGCCCCGCCGCGCCCGGACGGGTCCGCAGGCGCCACCGGATGGGCCGGCGGCTCCGCCAGGGAGTCGCCCGGCGGCTCGGGCGATCCGGATCCGGTGGCCCGGAAAAGCTCGTCGGCACCGGGGAGGCTGATCCGGCGGGTCATCGGGCCAGCACCTCCCGAGCGAGCTGCCGGTACGCGACCGCCCCAGCGGAACTAGGCGCGTAGGAGGTGATCGGCTCGCCGGCCACGGTGGTCTCCGGGAACCGCACGGTGCGGTTGATGACCGTGTGGAAGACCTGGTCACCGAAGCGTTCGACGACCCGGGCCAGCACTTCGCGTCCATGCAAGGTGCGCGCGTCGTACATCGTGGCCAGAATTCCCTCAAGCTCGAGTTCAGGATTAAGCCGCTCCTGGATTTTGTCTATGGTTTGCATCAACAGCGCTACGCCACGAAGGGAAAAGAACTCACACTCCAGCGGGATGATCACCGCGTCCGCGGCAGTCAGCGCGTTGACCGTGAGCAGGCCCAGCGAAGGCTGGCAGTCGATCAGCAGGTAGTCGTAGTCTGCGATCACTGGTCGGATGGCCCGACGCAGGGACTGTTCGCGGGCCACCTCCCCCACGAGCTGCACCTCGGCCGCCGAGAGGTCGATGTTGCTCGGAACGAGGTCCATGCCCGGGACATTGGTTTTCAAGAGCACGTCGTCGATGCCGACGTCGCGCTCCATGAGCAGGTTGTAGACGGTGCGATCGAGTTCGAGTGGGTTGACCCCCAAACCGACCGAAAGCGCCCCCTGCGGATCGAAGTCGACGAGCAGCACGCGCCGCCCGTACTCGGCAAGGGCCGCGCCGAGGTTGATCGTCGAGGTGGTCTTCCCGACTCCGCCCTTCTGGTTGCACATCGCCAGCACCCGGGCCGGGCCGTGGCGGTCCAGCGGGTCCGGTTCGGGCAGGCGTGGGACGGGCCGCCCGGTGGGCCCGAGTTCGCCGACCGCCGGCGCGCCCGATCTTGTCGACTTAGTCACAAGACGTTTCGCCTCCGTAGCCATGAAACGCTGACACGACAGGTCGGCAAGACGCTAGGCCGACGAATCGGCGACTCTATGGCCAGTTCCGGCCACCGGGCAACCCCCGACGGCGCGTCGGGGTCGAACACGCCGGAAGGTCCCGCCTTCGCCGGGTCCCTGGAAGCAGGTCGGCCGCGGCTCAGCCACGCGCGCGGGGATGAGCCGCCGCGTAGACCTCACGGAGCCGCTCAACCGTCACCAGGGTGTAGATCTGGGTCGTCGTCACCGAGGCGTGCCCCAGCAGTTCCTGCACGACGCGGACGTCCGCTCCGCCATCGAGCAGATGTGTGGCGAAGGAGTGTCTAAGGGTATGAGGCGATATGTCGATCTGAAGACCCGCCCGGTCGGCAACCCCGCGCAGCACCGCCCAAGCCCCCTGCCGGGTGAGCCGGCCCCCGCGGGCATTGAGGAACAGCGCGCTCGACCCGGTTCCCACCTTCGCTAAGGCCGGACGGCTCGCGCCCAGATAGGTCCGAAGGGCGACCACCGCGTACCGACCAAGCGGTACTACCCGGTCCTTGCCACCCTTGCCGTGCAGCCGCAGACTCCCGGTGAAGTCCACGTCGTCCACCGCCAGCCCGACCGCCTCGCTGATCCGGGCCCCGCTGCCATAGAGCAGCTCGAGGAGCGCCTGGTCGCGCTGCGCGCGCGGCGTGGCGTCGAATCCGGCCGCGTGGATCAGCGCCTCGACGTCTTCGATCGGGATCGCCTTGGGCAGCCGCCGGGGCGGCGTCGGCGGGCGGACCTCCCGGGCCGGGTCGGTGTCGGCCAGACCGTCGCGGACCGCGAAGCGGTGCAGCCCCCGGACCGCGACCAGTGTTCGGCTGGCCGAGCTCACCGCAAGGGGCGGATGGGCCTCGTCGCCCTCCCGGAGCCAACCGAGGAAGCCGGCCACATCTGCCTCGGACACGGTTCGCAGACTAGGCACTCCCCTCATCCGGAGCCATCCCGCATAACGCTCAAGGTCACATTGATACGCTTTTAAGGTATTTACCGCAAGGCCCCGCTCGACAGCAAGATGATCGAGATAAAGTCGCACCTGCCGCCTCGGCTCGCCAGACGGTTCCTGCGGGTGGGGTTGCGGCGACATCGCTACGCTGCTCGCGGGCTCTTCCGAGCCGCTTCCGCGGGAATCCGGCGCGTCGTCCGCATCAGCGGAGGGTGTCGGCCAGCGGCGTGAACTCGAGGCCGTGCCCGGCCGCCACCGGTTCGCAGGTGATGGCGCCATCGACCGTGTTGACGCCCAGGGCCAGCGGGTGGTCGACCGCGACCGCGGCCTGCCAGCCGCGGTTCGCGATCAGCTCGGCGTAGGGCAGCGTGACATTGGTCAGCGCGTACGTCGAGGTGTGCGGCACCGCTCCGGGCATATTCGCCACGCAGTAGAAGAGCGAATCGTGAACCCGGAAGGTGGGGTTGGAATGCGTGGTCGGCCGGGTTGACGCGAAGCAGCCGCCCTGGTCCACGGAGATGTCGACGAGCACCGAACCTGGCTTCATCCGCGCCACCAGGTCGTCCGACACCAGCTTCGGCGACTTGGCGCCCGGGACGAGGACGGCGCCGATGACGAGATCGGCGTCGAGGCAGGCCTTCGCCACCTCATACGCGTTCGAGGCGACCGTCTGGAGGTGACCCTGGTAGATCCGGTCGGCCTCCCTGAGCTTGGCGATGTTCTTATCGAGCAGGAGAACCTCGGCCTGCATCCCCAGGGCGATGGCCGCCGCGTTCATCCCCGACACGCCGGCGCCCAATACGACGACCTTGGCCGCATACACGCCGGAGACCCCGCCCATGAGCACGCCTCGGCCGCCGGCGTCGCGCTGCAAACACTGCGCTCCCACCTGAGGGGCCATCCTCCCCGCGACTTCGGACATCGGCGCGAGTAGCGGGAGCGTCCCGTCGGCCAGCTGAACGGTCTCGTAGGCAATTGCGGTGATCTTCGCGGCGAGCAGTGCGTTTGTGCATTCGAGCGACGCGGCCAAGTGCAGGTACGTGAACAGGATCTGGCCGGCTCGCATCCGCGCGTACTCGGCCGGCACAGGTTCCTTCACCTTGAGGACGAGCTCGGCGTCAGCCCACACGTCGTCGACAGAGCCGATGATGCGCGCTCCCGCCGCGGCGAAGTCGCCGTCCGGAATCGACGATCCAACCCCGGCCCCGCTCTCGACGAGGACCTCGTGGCCGGCGCGGACCAGCTCGTGCACCCCGGCTGGCGTGCAGGCGACCCGGAACTCGTTGTCCTTGACTTCGCGCGGAACGCCGATCTTCATCTGACGCCTCCCTCGCCGCGCTGGTCACCGGCCCGATTGCCGGTGGCGGGCGTCCTGCCGACCCGCGGCCGGGGTGATCCGAGTCTAGGTTGCACGGCCGCGGGGACTATGCCTTCGCCGCGGCCCAGGCCGGCCAGTCCGCCCCCGCCGGCCGGAGCAGGGCGAATCCGTCCCGGCGGGCGATCTGGGCGGCGAGCAATCCGATTGCCGCCATCGGGTTGTGCAGCGCCCCGGCGAACACCGCACGCACGGCCTCGTCGAGCGGCACCCAGCGGATCGGCATGTCACGCTCCTCGCCCTCCCCCGGTGGCCGTTCGACCACGGTCAGGTCCCGGGCGAGATATATCCGGACCGCCTCATTGCTCATCCCAGGCGTGGTGAAGGCGTCGACCAGGACGTCCCACCGAACGGCCGCCTGCCCGGCTTCTTCGGCCAGTTCCCGGCTGGCCGCGGCAAGCGGGTCCTCGCCTGAAACGTCCAGCAGCCCCGCGGGTGGTTCCCAGAGCAGGTGCCCGGCGGCATGGCGGTACTGCTGGACGAGCAGCACCCGCTCGGCGTCGTCGAGCGCAATGACACCCACGGCACCGGGGTGCTCGACAACGTCCCTGGTGACCCGGTCCCCGCCGGGCAAGTCGACGACGTCGGTGCGCACCCGGATGACTCTGCCGGAATTGAACGCGAGCCGACGCTCACGAACCGGGTGTCGGACCGGGAGATCGGCGAGGGTCACGGCACGGGCGCCGCGGTGACGCCTCCGACCGAGCTGCCGCGTGCGTCCGCGTGCGCGAGGGCGGCACCAGCGAAGGCGCGGAACAGCGGATGCGATCGAGTCGGACGCGAGCGAAATTCCGGATGCGCCTGAGTGCCGACGAAGAACGGGTGCAGGTCCCGGGACAACTCGACGAACTCGACGAGCCGGCCGTCGGGCGATGTGCCCGAAACGACCAGACCGGCCGACTCGAGTTGGCGCCGGTAGCCGTTGTTCACCTCGAACCGGTGCCGGTGGCGCTCCGACACGTAGGGCTCCGCATAGGCCTCCCGAACCAGGGTGCCATCGGTGAGTTTCGCCGGATAGAGGCCGAGACGCATCGTGCCGCCCATATCTCTCTCGCCCGCCACCACATCCCGCTGCTCGGCCATCGTCGCGATCACCGGATGCGGGGTCGCCGGGTCGAACTCCGCGGAGTTGGCGCCATCGAGACCGGCGAGCGAGCGGGCCACCTCGATCACCATGCACTGCAGGCCCAGGCACAGCCCGAGTGTCGGCAAGCCATTTTCGCGCGCGTGCCGGATCGCCCCGAGCTTGCCTTCGATCCCCCGAACCCCGAAGCCGCCGGGCACCAGGATGCCGTCCACCCCGTCGAGTGCGGCCGCGGCTCCCTCCGGGGTCTCGCACTCGTCGCTGGCGATCCAGCGGATCTCGATCCGCGACTCGTGTGCGAACCCGCCGGACCGGAGGGCCTCCGTGACCGAGAGGTAGGCATCGGGAAGATCGACGTACTTGCCGACCAGGCCCACCGTGACGTGGCGGGTCGGGTGATGGACCCGGCGGAGCAGCTCGTCCCAGTCGGTCCAGTCGACGTCCCGGAAAGGCAGGCCGAGCCGACGAACGACATAGGCATCGAGGCCTTCGCGATGCAGGACCTTCGGGATGTCATAGATCGAGGGGGC is from Mycobacteriales bacterium and encodes:
- the der gene encoding ribosome biogenesis GTPase Der, whose amino-acid sequence is MSPSDGGAEPAPEAAKIPIVAVVGRPNVGKSTLVNRLIGRREAVVEDVPGVTRDRVAYDATWRGRPFTVVDTGGWEPDAHGLAARVAAQAGIAVTAADAVLLVVDATVGATDADEAVARVLQRSGKPVVLAANKVDDARGEADAAALWALGLGEPIAVSALHGRSSGDLLDAIYAALPHVADVAERPTGPRRVAIVGRPNVGKSSLLNRLAGEERAIVDPRAGTTRDPVDAVIELGSETWRVVDTAGLRRRVKEASGSEYYSSLRTAAAIEAAEVAIIVLDASAPLSEQDQRIVGMAADAGRAIVLLLNKWDLLDEDRRLQLEREIERDLARVAWAPRVNVSARTGRGIEQLAPAMRTALGGWEQRIPTGRLNAWLADVIGGTPPPVRGGRAPRVLFATQAAIRPPRVVLFTTGFLEAGYRRFLERRLRESFGFSGTPIDIGVRVKDKRTGGALG
- a CDS encoding lysophospholipid acyltransferase family protein, giving the protein MTATGRALRETTQLRLLRAAFRILLRLAFRLRVIGADLIPAEGPVLLAGNHTGFLDGPFVFIESPRPAAFLVKSELYTNRWLGRLLSSFRQIPVHRGRPDRTALRSGLAVLAAGGVLGVFPEGTRGTGMLESVQHGIGYLALKSACPIVPVVCLGTADALPRGHRLPRLRVPIDIVFGTPFRVEPTGDPRARSTVAAAAEQIRRQLLDHLDRSLPLTGRTPPR
- the cmk gene encoding (d)CMP kinase, with amino-acid sequence MADAHPVPVAERGHPARRLVIAIDGPSGSGKSTVARAVAGRLRLRYLDSGAMYRAVTWLALQDRIDLEDAETLAGLAAKIDLRIGTDPAHPTVTVAETDVASAIRTRAVTNAVSVVSSVPGVRLHLVRRQREIIGAGGIVVEGRDIGQVVVPDAQLKIFLTATSETRAERRTRDLTEVSGPVDRASELAQTRAEIERRDRLDTTRVTSPLVRADEALVIDSTALTVDEVVALIVAQIPGRLPAGRGADR
- a CDS encoding prephenate dehydrogenase is translated as MSPVEPPRRVLVVGAGMIGTSIGLRLRSRGHELYLDDRDSGHLETAIRLGAGRPLTGEHVELAVLAVPPGAVVEVVSDLVRRNLCDSITDTSSVKSHSQNEIEILSVQSSSSRLHSPAAAEIFTGGHPIAGRERSGPGAARPDLFEGRVWVLTPSQRSRPEAIEAARWLVGACGATAIEMTPEEHDRALAATSHVPQFVASALAAQFAELPDSHVRLAGPGLRDMTRIAESDPDLWVDIAQANAGPLAAALDQVSARLASAAAELRRGKASGGLRDLLEAGRAGRRRLPDKHGGSPRVYGAVAVIVSDEPGQLARLLADAGAAGINIEDLRVDHSPGLPVGIVELLVRPESVAGLSAGLAQRGWPIED
- the aroH gene encoding chorismate mutase, with protein sequence MAVRAVRGATQVEWDDRELILEAIAELVHAVLERNDLTTEEVVSVIFTATPDLRAEFPAYAARAAGISDVPMLCATEIDVPGAMPRVLRLLAHVETERSRHDLKHVYLRGAAALRTDLPK
- a CDS encoding pseudouridine synthase — its product is MTARPQLEPETAIRLQRVLAGAGLGSRRACEHLIAEGRVQVDGRVVREQGTRVDPARNDIRVDGLRVPTIPGLVHLVLNKPRGLISTMSDPRGRPCVGDLVADRAQRLFHVGRLDADSEGLLLLTNDGDLAHRLAHPSYQVSKTYLAEVSGPLGRDIGRRLRGGLELEDGPVAVDGFRVVESTARRALVEVTLHEGRNHVVRRLLAEVGHPVSRLVRTRIGPIRLDSLRPGRTRHLTSTEVGELSRLVGL
- the scpB gene encoding SMC-Scp complex subunit ScpB — translated: MPETGALDPAGELPPLRAALEAVLLVVDEPVSEVVLAQVVERPTHEVVATLVDLAAEYAAAGRGYELRSIAGGWRFYSRADCAPFVERFVLDGQQARLTQAALETLAVVAYRQPVSRSRIAGIRGVNVDGVVRTLLARGLIAEAGSEPENGAILYRTTAHFLERLGLNGIEDLPALPPYLPDADSIDADDGSTSTGA